The Serinus canaria isolate serCan28SL12 chromosome 2, serCan2020, whole genome shotgun sequence genomic interval TGTCTGAAGTGATACCAGTCATGACCAATAACTATGAAGAAAATATCCTGAAAGGTGTGCGAGATTCCAGCTATTCTTTGGAAAGTTCCTTAGAGCTTCTGCAGAAGGATGTAGTACAGCTCCATGCACCCCGCTACCAGTCCATGCGCAGGGTAAGGCTCCTTTCTATGCTTGCCGAATTGTACTTTTCCAACACTTGTGCTTTTCCTTGTGAATCTTAAGGCTAAttctgcctttttgttttctcatttgctgCATGAGGCCTCTGTGGGTCTGTGTTTGTTTATGTGGTCTAGTTTGAAGAGTAGCAATGGGGTAATAATAGTTCTGAAACTGTTTAAATACATAGTTCTTAAGTTTTACCTTTCATTTGTCTCATTCAGAGATGTGCCTTGGGAATTGTATCTTCTTGCCATCCTTGTCCTTTAGAAGGCATGTGTTAATAATTCTTGCAACAGCTCCTGCTGTACATCTAAATGATGTTGCTTTATGAATATTGGAAGACAGACAGTCTCTGCtaatgttttcttaaaattgtAGTTTATATTAAGTGGGTAATGCTACTAAAATTCAGTGGCTAGCAAGGAAGACTTCAGGTGTggtaaaaataatacaaatggAAAATCAAACAAATGTTGTATAAGTATCACCtctcaagtatgtgcatgtaTACATAAGTTGCTTATCTGTGTCTTTTGACCACTGGAGGGAATGTAAGTACAGAACTTTATTGCTCACAGGATGTGATCGGCTGTACCCAGGAGATGGACTTCATTCTATGGCCTCGTAATGATATTGAGAAGATAGTCTGTCTCCTGTTTTCTCGGTGGAAGGGATCTGATGAACCCTTTAGGCCTGTTCAGGTattgggttttgggttttgacTTCAGTAACTAACGTGTTCCTGGAGAGAGTGTTCTCTTTAACCAATAAGTTGGTAAGGTATGCAGGTTCTGTGGATGTTAGAAAAATACActgtctgcttttctttatAAAGCAGTCAGTGTTCTGAATGCCAAATTCTGCCTCCTATCTTTATGCACTGTTGAATTAGCCCTTCCAAAGTTTCCAAAGGGCCTTTGCAAATGACACGTATGTATAAATGCATACAGTGTGTTTGTATTTGTGGGAGTGGATCAGATGTGCCTCTTAGTACAATTGAATCTTTGTCTAAATGTGATGGTATTGTTAAGGTTTTGTCAGTATTCCTAACTGCTGTATTTGATTAGATGGAACCTTTGCATTATAAACTGTTGCACAGGGATCTTCTGCCACAGGAAGATAAATTGGGTTTTTTATATGCTGCAGGTAGTGTTGTACCTTTGACTTGTTAATATGTCATTGCAATGGCTCAATCAGTGTTGGCAGAATGAAATTAGGGGATTCTCAAAATTGTGTCAAGACACTGCCATGGCCctcagtttctgcttttcagaatagatcagaaaaggaaagagcaaaagTGGTTGTAAAGCCCCAGATTGAAGACAATAAATGGGTTACACGTGAGTtttatcttgaaaaatattttatttccctccctCACACCATGTAGGCCAAGTTTGAATTTCATCATGGTGACTATGAAAAACAGTTTCTGCATGTTCTGAGCCGAAAGGACAAGACTGGAATTGTTGTCAACAACCCTAACCAGTCAGTGTTTCTCTTCATTGACAGACAGCACTTGCAGGTAAGCTTCTTTTGTCCTTGTTTTAACAGGTGTATTTTAATCgcaaaaagctttttcttgttGGAAACATCAGTGATTTTGCTGCAAGGTACTCAAGTAGAAAAACTAATCATGCAATCATGATTGCATTTTGGCAGTTTCAGGGGAAACTCGAGCTATAAATAGGACTCATGTGCAAAAACTAACTATAGGCCACATATGTGTTCAcatagaattaattttcttttattaaaaattaaagaagttCTGAAATAGGCCTTAcagtgtttaagaaaaaaattaaagcattggTTTGAGTGACAATACGGAAATAATTCAAGTGAAGAATGAACAAAATAGTGAAAACATTTTATGCATTAGAGATTGCAGACTAATTTTAAGCTCTGGCTGTTTATGTATATGAAATAGTGAACTTTAAATGTCTTTGGGAGCCTGCCTACTAGTCCTGAGTTAACTTCTAGGCTTAATACcttttctttgggttttctttGCCTCTAGACTCCAAAAAACAAAGCTACAATCTTCAAGTTATGCAGCATCTGCCTGTACCTACCACAGGAGCAGCTCACTCACTGGACGGTTGGTACCATAGAGGATCACCTCCGTCCATACATGCCAGAGTAAGGTACTGGCCAGCAAAATGGGGAAGATCACAGAATGCAGCAGTGGATTTTCACTTTCCTCACCACTTCATTCTTTCagaatttagaagaaaatggacTCATGTTCAGAACACTATACATTGTGAAACTTGATcatcctggatttttttaatcatttgtATCTCAGaactttgcaattttttttttagatgttttCTGCATGGACCTTGTGAAAGAGAGGATGCTCTGCACACTTTTGCACTGCATCAGCATCTTactgaaatgtgaaatgaagGGACTGTACATTGAAACAAATGTATCCGAAAGCACAAGGTGATCATTTGTGGTGGTGTTCCCATTTGTGCTGGTCATGCCCCCTAACATCTCTAATGTTAACCATCAGTATTTTGA includes:
- the C2H6orf62 gene encoding uncharacterized protein C6orf62 homolog, which gives rise to MGDPNSRKKQALNRLRAQLRKKKESLADQFDFKMYIAFVFKDKKKKSALFEVSEVIPVMTNNYEENILKGVRDSSYSLESSLELLQKDVVQLHAPRYQSMRRDVIGCTQEMDFILWPRNDIEKIVCLLFSRWKGSDEPFRPVQAKFEFHHGDYEKQFLHVLSRKDKTGIVVNNPNQSVFLFIDRQHLQTPKNKATIFKLCSICLYLPQEQLTHWTVGTIEDHLRPYMPE